Proteins encoded within one genomic window of Pseudodesulfovibrio senegalensis:
- a CDS encoding permease produces MQDLKMAPSEPCACMGGAQAQEQRQWSLARIIVLTVAGVAVWFGLYMQLKPFSRWFAETLLGLEAGTHLGEAVAFFVYDTPKVLMLLVLVVYGVGILRSFFTPENTRRLLAGKKESAGNVLGALLGVVTPFCSCSAVPLFVGFVTAGVPLGVTFSFLIASPMVNELALVLLYGMFGWKVAVLYAVTGLGVAIVAGWIIGRLGMENQLQGWVRSQLSMGGEAPRGRITPSDRVRAGLGAVRDIVGKVWPYVVAGIAIGAVIHGYVPQEFMASIMGREAWWSVPLAVVIGVPMYTNAAGIVPVIYALIGKGAALGTSLAFMMSVIALSLPEMLMLKKVLKVRLIATFAGVVAAGILLVGYLFNLFI; encoded by the coding sequence ATGCAGGATTTGAAGATGGCGCCGTCCGAACCGTGCGCATGCATGGGCGGGGCACAGGCGCAGGAACAGCGGCAATGGAGTCTTGCCCGTATCATCGTCTTGACCGTGGCGGGTGTGGCCGTGTGGTTCGGGCTGTACATGCAGCTCAAGCCGTTTTCGCGCTGGTTTGCCGAAACCCTGCTCGGTCTTGAGGCCGGAACGCATCTGGGCGAGGCCGTGGCCTTTTTCGTGTACGACACGCCCAAGGTGCTCATGCTGCTGGTGCTGGTGGTCTATGGCGTGGGTATTCTGCGCTCGTTCTTCACGCCCGAGAACACCCGCCGCCTGCTGGCCGGGAAAAAGGAATCCGCGGGCAACGTGCTGGGCGCGCTCCTGGGCGTGGTCACCCCGTTCTGTTCCTGCTCGGCCGTGCCCCTGTTCGTCGGTTTTGTCACGGCGGGCGTGCCGCTGGGCGTGACCTTTTCCTTTCTCATCGCCTCGCCCATGGTCAATGAGCTGGCGCTGGTGCTGCTGTACGGCATGTTCGGCTGGAAGGTGGCCGTCCTGTATGCGGTGACCGGGCTGGGCGTGGCCATCGTGGCCGGATGGATCATCGGACGGCTGGGCATGGAGAACCAGTTGCAGGGTTGGGTGCGCAGCCAGCTTTCCATGGGGGGCGAGGCCCCGCGCGGCAGGATCACGCCTTCGGACCGCGTGCGCGCCGGATTGGGCGCAGTGCGCGACATCGTGGGCAAGGTCTGGCCCTATGTGGTGGCGGGCATTGCCATCGGCGCAGTGATCCACGGCTATGTGCCGCAGGAGTTCATGGCCAGCATCATGGGCCGCGAAGCGTGGTGGTCCGTGCCGCTGGCCGTGGTCATCGGCGTTCCCATGTACACCAACGCCGCGGGCATCGTGCCGGTCATCTACGCCCTGATCGGCAAGGGCGCGGCGCTTGGCACCTCGCTGGCGTTCATGATGTCGGTCATCGCCCTTTCCCTGCCCGAGATGCTCATGCTCAAGAAGGTGCTCAAGGTGCGGCTCATCGCCACGTTCGCCGGGGTCGTGGCTGCGGGCATCCTGCTGGTGGGCTACCTGTTCAACCTGTTCATCTGA
- a CDS encoding ArsR/SmtB family transcription factor — protein sequence MEAIITEQQFDGSAAVFKALGHPARLRMVHALARGEMCVCELQELVGLDVSTVSRHLAVLKRAGVLSSRKQGNWAYYALELGCVATLLDCVLNRTGNEGE from the coding sequence ATGGAAGCGATCATCACGGAACAACAGTTCGACGGCAGCGCGGCGGTGTTCAAGGCCTTGGGGCATCCCGCCCGGCTGCGCATGGTGCATGCCCTTGCCCGCGGCGAAATGTGCGTCTGCGAGTTGCAGGAGCTGGTTGGGCTGGACGTGTCCACGGTGTCGCGGCATCTGGCCGTGCTCAAGCGGGCCGGTGTGCTTTCGTCGCGCAAGCAGGGCAACTGGGCCTACTACGCCCTTGAGCTGGGCTGCGTGGCCACGCTGCTCGATTGCGTTTTGAACCGCACGGGAAATGAAGGGGAATAG